One window of Desulfarculus baarsii DSM 2075 genomic DNA carries:
- a CDS encoding radical SAM protein yields MNELRFPAPEAYERAAMRLRSWMKACVLCPRRCGVNRLAGQRGFCRAGRLAAVNTYQLHPGEEPPISGQHGSGTVFFAGCTLACRFCQNYAISQEGWGDELEAPQLARIFLELQEAGAHNINLVTPTPHAAAILEALALARRAGLRLPIVYNTSGYERPAVLRQLAGLIEIYLPDYKYADESAARRLSNAPGYAKYCSMALTEMFDQVGNLDYDDDGVATQGILVRHLVLPENLAGTAWVMRELTRICGRRVAVSLMSQYFPAYKAAQTKGVGRPISAVEYAAARQALDEAGVGLAFVQSLSSATDELTPRFRR; encoded by the coding sequence ATGAACGAGCTTCGTTTTCCCGCGCCGGAGGCCTACGAGCGGGCGGCCATGCGCCTGCGCTCGTGGATGAAGGCCTGCGTGCTCTGCCCCAGGCGCTGCGGCGTCAATCGCCTGGCCGGTCAGCGGGGCTTTTGCCGGGCCGGGCGGCTGGCGGCGGTCAACACCTATCAGCTCCACCCCGGCGAGGAGCCGCCCATCAGCGGCCAACATGGCTCGGGCACGGTGTTTTTCGCCGGCTGCACCCTGGCCTGCCGCTTTTGCCAAAATTACGCCATCAGCCAGGAGGGTTGGGGCGATGAGCTCGAAGCGCCCCAACTGGCCCGCATCTTTCTGGAACTGCAAGAGGCCGGGGCCCACAACATAAACCTGGTCACGCCCACGCCCCACGCGGCGGCCATCCTGGAGGCCCTGGCTCTGGCCCGCCGCGCCGGGCTGCGCTTGCCCATCGTCTACAACACCTCGGGCTACGAACGGCCGGCCGTGCTCCGCCAGTTGGCCGGGCTGATCGAGATATACCTGCCCGATTACAAATACGCCGACGAAAGCGCCGCCCGCCGCCTTTCCAACGCGCCCGGCTACGCCAAATATTGCAGCATGGCCCTGACCGAGATGTTCGACCAGGTGGGCAACCTGGATTACGACGACGACGGCGTGGCCACCCAAGGCATTCTGGTGCGGCACCTGGTTTTGCCCGAGAACCTGGCCGGCACGGCCTGGGTGATGCGCGAACTGACGCGCATCTGCGGCCGGCGGGTGGCCGTGAGCCTGATGAGCCAATATTTCCCGGCCTACAAGGCCGCCCAGACCAAGGGCGTCGGCCGGCCGATCAGCGCTGTCGAGTACGCCGCCGCCCGCCAGGCCCTGGACGAGGCCGGCGTGGGCCTGGCCTTCGTACAGAGCCTCAGCTCGGCCACCGACGAGCTGACGCCCCGCTTCCGGCGTTGA
- a CDS encoding putative bifunctional diguanylate cyclase/phosphodiesterase, whose protein sequence is MNKPRPKQSPEYRQRRAPMAEPGPATAFFRRAAGTPRWRVEHDQAAWPTGCPGPEDIERFLAQRRAALGLEPAVDLGGCLAAALGPEPWAVQWADSQGRRRLLLVAVTKDDCRARGLAGVIVDQTGQQAHRERAELLDQVLECASEGIMVTDRDGHIIMVNRGFSELTGFDAVEVIGRTPEFLYPHDDHHGGHGQIWRELAATGRWRGEVASLRKNGQAYPQLLHLQAIKGPGGQVRNYVGDMHDITSIKRTEEQIAHQVYHDPLTGLPNRLLFQDRLEMALAHAKRQRDGVAVLFMDLDNFKHVNDSLGHAAGDKLLVAVARRLLAKVRREDTMARLGGDDFLFLLPETAGEDEAGQVAQQMLDELARPFRLGGKKLHIRASVGIALFPNDGQTPEKLIANAELAMYRAKEGCREGYCFFEPALNQKVRHRLELENRLRTALQKEEFLVCYQPKIDLASLRTVGVEALVRWRRPGVGLISPGEFIPVAEETGLIIPLGRWVLRQACQQAQRWREQGRQLSVAVNLSPRQLLDPDLTRAVAEALEESGLPPEQLELEITENAVMPSLELALGRLAELAALGARLAMDDFGRGYSSLYHLHRLPIDILKVDQYFIKEMTPHSRVSSIVEAMVAMGRSMGLVVVAEGVENKRHLEMLAGMGCHQLQGFLFSRPLEPPRLEDYLAREEAASGPPWLGASRRQ, encoded by the coding sequence GTGAACAAGCCTCGCCCCAAACAATCGCCCGAATACCGCCAGCGGCGCGCGCCGATGGCCGAGCCCGGCCCGGCCACGGCCTTTTTCCGGCGGGCGGCCGGCACGCCACGCTGGCGCGTGGAGCACGACCAGGCCGCCTGGCCGACCGGCTGCCCCGGCCCCGAGGACATCGAGCGTTTTCTGGCCCAGCGCCGCGCCGCCCTGGGCCTGGAGCCGGCCGTGGACCTGGGCGGCTGTCTGGCCGCCGCTCTGGGCCCCGAGCCCTGGGCCGTCCAATGGGCCGACAGCCAGGGCCGCCGCCGCCTTCTGCTGGTGGCCGTCACCAAAGACGATTGCCGCGCCAGGGGCCTGGCCGGGGTCATCGTCGACCAGACCGGCCAACAGGCCCACCGCGAACGGGCCGAGCTTCTGGACCAGGTGCTGGAGTGCGCCAGCGAGGGCATCATGGTCACCGACCGCGACGGCCACATCATCATGGTCAACCGGGGCTTCAGCGAACTTACCGGCTTCGACGCCGTCGAAGTCATCGGCCGCACGCCCGAGTTCCTCTACCCCCACGACGATCATCACGGCGGGCACGGCCAGATATGGCGCGAACTGGCCGCCACGGGCCGTTGGCGCGGCGAGGTGGCCAGCCTGCGCAAAAACGGCCAAGCCTACCCGCAGCTCCTGCACTTACAGGCCATCAAGGGCCCCGGCGGCCAGGTGCGCAACTATGTCGGCGACATGCACGACATCACCAGCATCAAGCGCACCGAGGAGCAGATCGCCCACCAGGTCTACCACGATCCGCTCACCGGCCTGCCCAACCGCCTCTTGTTCCAGGATCGCCTGGAGATGGCCCTGGCCCACGCCAAACGCCAACGCGACGGCGTGGCCGTTTTGTTCATGGATCTGGATAACTTCAAGCACGTCAACGACAGCCTGGGCCATGCCGCCGGCGACAAGCTCCTGGTGGCCGTGGCCCGCCGCCTCCTGGCCAAGGTCCGCCGCGAGGACACCATGGCCCGCCTGGGCGGCGACGACTTCCTCTTTTTACTGCCCGAAACCGCCGGCGAGGACGAGGCCGGCCAGGTGGCCCAGCAGATGCTCGACGAACTGGCCCGGCCCTTCCGCCTGGGCGGCAAGAAGCTCCATATCCGGGCCAGCGTGGGCATCGCCCTGTTCCCCAACGATGGCCAAACCCCCGAAAAACTCATCGCCAACGCCGAGTTGGCCATGTATCGGGCCAAGGAGGGCTGCCGCGAGGGCTATTGCTTCTTCGAACCGGCCCTGAACCAAAAGGTCCGCCATCGCCTGGAGTTGGAAAACCGCTTGCGCACGGCCCTGCAAAAAGAAGAGTTCCTGGTCTGCTATCAACCCAAGATCGACCTGGCCTCCCTGCGCACGGTGGGCGTGGAGGCCCTGGTGCGTTGGCGGCGGCCCGGCGTGGGGCTGATCTCGCCGGGCGAGTTCATCCCCGTGGCCGAGGAAACGGGCCTGATCATCCCCCTGGGCCGCTGGGTGCTGCGCCAGGCCTGCCAACAGGCCCAGCGCTGGCGCGAGCAGGGCCGGCAACTCAGCGTGGCCGTCAACCTCTCGCCGCGCCAGCTCCTCGACCCGGACCTGACGCGGGCCGTGGCCGAGGCCCTGGAGGAATCGGGCCTGCCGCCCGAGCAACTGGAGTTGGAGATCACCGAAAACGCGGTCATGCCCAGCCTGGAGCTGGCCCTGGGCCGCCTGGCCGAACTGGCCGCCTTGGGCGCGCGCCTGGCCATGGACGATTTCGGCCGTGGTTACTCGTCGCTATACCACCTGCACCGTCTGCCCATCGATATCCTCAAGGTCGATCAATACTTCATCAAGGAGATGACGCCACACTCGCGGGTTTCGTCCATCGTCGAGGCCATGGTGGCCATGGGCCGCAGCATGGGCCTGGTGGTGGTGGCCGAGGGCGTGGAAAACAAGCGCCACCTGGAGATGCTGGCGGGCATGGGATGCCATCAGTTGCAGGGCTTTTTGTTCAGCCGGCCCCTGGAGCCGCCGCGCCTGGAGGACTACCTGGCCCGCGAGGAGGCCGCCAGCGGCCCGCCCTGGCTCGGCGCGTCGCGCCGGCAATGA
- a CDS encoding GGDEF domain-containing protein, with translation MKWFWIKLSVRARLAGLLALVVIGPVTAILLLEPGTKQEFGAYLGVYLAVSITLWWPAAGLIGRLVVLDDLARINRVCRALREGSRPELLELPNESDEEHELLELQRNINFMVRSVAGRESSLRDHLKENVRERSRLWELSIRDALTSLYNRRYFDRKLREVVEEASASGERACLMVIDVDNFKLVNDTYGHQTGDRLLASLGATIQASVRQERDIACRYGGDEFVVIFRQAEPAAAVEAARRVRSRYLAEWTGETSLSMGLAPLTPDHAHNPGQIAEGWLAAADQAVYKAKELGGDRLALNDQDGLRAVSL, from the coding sequence ATGAAGTGGTTTTGGATCAAGCTGAGCGTGCGGGCCAGGCTGGCCGGCCTGCTGGCTTTGGTGGTCATCGGCCCGGTGACGGCCATTCTGCTGCTGGAGCCCGGCACCAAGCAGGAGTTCGGCGCTTACCTGGGCGTGTATCTGGCCGTTTCGATCACCCTGTGGTGGCCGGCGGCGGGGCTGATCGGCCGCCTGGTGGTCCTTGACGACCTGGCCCGGATCAACCGCGTCTGCCGGGCCCTGCGCGAGGGCTCGCGGCCCGAGCTGCTGGAGCTGCCCAACGAGTCCGACGAAGAGCACGAGTTGCTGGAGCTGCAGCGCAACATCAACTTCATGGTGCGCTCGGTGGCCGGCCGCGAAAGCTCGCTACGCGATCACCTCAAGGAAAACGTCCGCGAACGCAGCCGCCTGTGGGAGCTGTCCATCCGCGACGCCTTGACCTCGCTCTACAACCGCCGCTACTTCGACCGCAAGCTGCGCGAGGTCGTCGAGGAGGCCAGCGCCAGCGGCGAGCGGGCCTGCCTGATGGTCATCGACGTCGACAACTTCAAGCTCGTCAACGACACCTACGGTCATCAGACCGGCGACCGCCTCCTGGCCAGCCTGGGCGCGACCATCCAGGCCTCCGTCCGTCAAGAGCGGGACATCGCCTGCCGCTACGGCGGCGACGAGTTCGTCGTCATCTTTCGCCAGGCCGAGCCCGCCGCGGCCGTGGAGGCCGCCCGGCGCGTGCGCTCCCGCTATCTTGCCGAATGGACGGGCGAAACGTCGCTGAGCATGGGCCTGGCTCCTCTGACGCCCGACCATGCCCACAACCCCGGTCAGATCGCCGAAGGCTGGCTGGCCGCCGCCGACCAGGCGGTCTACAAGGCCAAGGAACTGGGCGGCGACCGCCTGGCGCTCAACGACCAGGACGGCCTACGCGCCGTTTCATTGTAG
- a CDS encoding DUF4198 domain-containing protein — MKKLLGLTALALMAVLCSGLPALAHFQMIYTPEAALEKGGEIPLKLVFTHPFEAGHTMDMGQPKEFFAVHKGKKTDLLATLKPIEWTSLTNSGKAFETTYNMRGMGDWIFVVNPAPYLEPSEGAYIQQITKVVVNAGGLPTDWDAELGLPAEIVPLDKPYALWTGNVFRGVVKGQGKPVPFAEVEVEYLNHPPVPGKNEFQKEALATAPQDAFVTMTIKADENGVFTFGIPKAGWWGFAALGVGPDDKFEGKENSQDAVIWVKAVDMK, encoded by the coding sequence GTGAAAAAATTGCTTGGCCTGACGGCCCTGGCCCTGATGGCCGTGTTGTGCAGCGGCCTGCCGGCCCTGGCCCACTTCCAGATGATCTACACCCCCGAGGCGGCCCTGGAAAAAGGCGGCGAAATCCCCCTCAAGCTGGTCTTCACCCACCCCTTCGAGGCCGGCCACACCATGGACATGGGCCAGCCCAAGGAGTTCTTCGCCGTTCATAAAGGCAAAAAGACCGACCTGCTGGCCACCCTCAAGCCCATCGAGTGGACCAGCCTGACCAACTCCGGCAAGGCCTTCGAGACCACCTATAACATGCGCGGCATGGGCGACTGGATCTTCGTCGTCAACCCCGCCCCTTACCTGGAGCCCAGCGAAGGCGCCTACATCCAGCAGATCACCAAGGTCGTCGTCAACGCCGGTGGCCTGCCCACCGACTGGGACGCCGAACTGGGCCTGCCCGCCGAGATCGTGCCCCTGGACAAGCCCTACGCCCTGTGGACCGGCAACGTCTTCCGCGGCGTGGTCAAGGGACAGGGCAAGCCCGTGCCCTTCGCCGAGGTCGAGGTTGAATACCTCAACCATCCGCCCGTGCCCGGCAAAAACGAGTTCCAGAAAGAGGCCCTGGCCACCGCGCCCCAGGACGCCTTTGTCACCATGACCATCAAGGCCGATGAAAACGGCGTCTTCACCTTCGGCATCCCCAAGGCCGGCTGGTGGGGCTTCGCCGCCCTGGGCGTGGGCCCCGACGACAAGTTCGAGGGCAAGGAAAACTCCCAGGACGCGGTGATCTGGGTCAAAGCCGTGGACATGAAATAA
- the feoB gene encoding ferrous iron transport protein B, translating to MSDQILAALAGQPNSGKSTIFNMLTGARQFVANYPGVTVEKKVGYFSEGGRKIELVDLPGTYSITSYSMEERVTRDFILHDQPTLVVNVVDAANLRRNLYLTFQLLEMERPLLLDLNMIDVARKHGQEIDQDELARRLGVRVLVSDGKRGVGRVELRQAIAEAQGAVSNFRIDYGPLEPALERLQELLAAQPGLAGRCPVRWLALKLLEGDEKAQELAAKHAAQDWPELQKSLEAERQRFQQEHGLPTFRHIAFRRHETAEEIGRAVIHHKNQRGRSFTDMADRLLCHRVAGPLIMCGVFYLLFELAVNQGGQLAAMVTPWLSRGQGWLESFLPVAGFMEEPLISSLASWFMTSVSALLVYLPQFFILFSLIAILEDVGYMPRMAFMLDRIFRRFGLHGNSTLPFILGGIYVGGCAVPGVMACQAVPDERARLATILTVPLMNCLAKTAFYIMLVEAFFPEHKAGAMFFISTITLVMALPIARILTMTVLKGRETAPFIMELPTYHLPTLRSVLTRAFERIWTYIRKVLTIVAAVAVVIWALLQFPGAPAQIQAEFEAQGVAAKAAFAKAIAGTPLAAALPGEAELMSLFSFREAYRADKAAAAGDAVSSKAVDERYQAMNPVFFEAVKDRRAKTYKAFNKLRQQRDGLWRQMQQARINSSILGRMGKFLEPVSQWAGFDWRVNVAMLSSFAARESATATFKALYGIGNDGKYDGSAMLGSGTDKPITPLNATALMIFMALFPPCLATTIMVRVATRRYSWMLFSFAYPSLLGILAASLIYTGGGALGLSGWQAMWAYFGLACVFALIMGLLPETKRTKEVVQ from the coding sequence ATGAGCGATCAGATCCTGGCCGCCTTGGCCGGCCAGCCCAACTCCGGCAAATCCACCATCTTTAACATGCTCACCGGCGCGCGTCAGTTCGTGGCCAACTACCCTGGCGTGACGGTGGAAAAAAAGGTGGGTTACTTCAGCGAGGGCGGTCGCAAGATCGAACTGGTCGACCTGCCCGGCACCTACAGCATCACCTCTTACTCCATGGAGGAGCGAGTCACCCGCGACTTTATCCTCCACGACCAGCCCACCCTGGTGGTCAACGTGGTCGACGCGGCCAACCTGCGGCGCAACCTCTACCTGACGTTCCAGTTGCTGGAGATGGAGCGGCCGCTGCTGTTGGACCTGAACATGATCGACGTGGCCCGCAAGCACGGCCAAGAGATCGATCAGGACGAACTGGCCAGGCGCCTGGGCGTGCGGGTGCTGGTCAGCGACGGCAAGCGCGGCGTGGGCCGCGTGGAGTTGCGTCAGGCCATCGCCGAGGCCCAGGGCGCGGTGTCGAACTTTCGCATCGACTACGGCCCCCTGGAGCCGGCCCTGGAGCGCCTGCAAGAGTTGCTGGCCGCCCAACCCGGCCTGGCCGGCCGCTGCCCGGTCCGCTGGTTGGCCCTCAAGCTGCTCGAGGGCGACGAAAAGGCCCAGGAACTGGCCGCCAAACACGCCGCCCAGGACTGGCCCGAGTTGCAGAAAAGCCTGGAGGCCGAACGCCAACGCTTTCAGCAGGAGCACGGCCTGCCCACCTTCCGGCACATCGCCTTCCGCCGACATGAGACCGCCGAGGAGATCGGCCGGGCGGTGATCCACCACAAAAATCAGCGTGGCCGCAGCTTCACCGACATGGCCGACCGCCTGCTCTGCCACCGCGTGGCCGGGCCGTTGATCATGTGCGGGGTGTTTTATTTGCTCTTCGAGCTGGCCGTCAACCAGGGCGGCCAGTTGGCGGCCATGGTCACGCCGTGGCTGAGCCGGGGCCAAGGCTGGCTGGAGAGCTTTTTGCCGGTGGCCGGCTTCATGGAAGAGCCCCTGATCAGTTCGCTGGCCAGTTGGTTCATGACCAGCGTCAGCGCGCTGTTGGTTTATTTGCCGCAGTTTTTCATTTTGTTTTCGCTCATCGCCATCCTCGAGGATGTGGGCTACATGCCGCGCATGGCCTTCATGCTCGACCGCATCTTCCGGCGCTTCGGCCTGCACGGCAACTCCACCCTGCCCTTCATCCTGGGCGGCATCTACGTCGGCGGCTGCGCCGTGCCCGGCGTCATGGCCTGCCAGGCCGTGCCCGACGAGCGGGCCCGCCTGGCCACCATCCTCACCGTGCCCCTAATGAACTGCCTGGCCAAGACGGCCTTTTACATCATGCTCGTGGAGGCGTTTTTTCCCGAGCACAAGGCCGGGGCCATGTTTTTCATCTCGACCATCACCCTGGTGATGGCCCTGCCCATCGCCCGCATCCTGACCATGACCGTGCTCAAGGGCCGCGAGACCGCGCCCTTCATCATGGAGCTGCCCACCTATCACCTGCCCACCCTGCGCAGCGTCCTGACCCGGGCCTTCGAGCGCATCTGGACCTACATCCGCAAGGTCTTGACCATCGTCGCCGCCGTGGCCGTGGTCATCTGGGCCCTGTTGCAGTTCCCCGGCGCCCCGGCCCAGATTCAGGCCGAGTTCGAGGCCCAGGGCGTGGCGGCCAAGGCCGCCTTCGCCAAGGCCATCGCCGGCACGCCCCTGGCCGCGGCCCTGCCTGGCGAGGCCGAGTTGATGAGCCTGTTCTCCTTCCGCGAGGCCTATCGCGCCGACAAGGCCGCCGCCGCCGGCGACGCCGTCTCCTCCAAGGCCGTCGACGAGCGCTATCAGGCCATGAATCCGGTCTTTTTCGAGGCCGTCAAGGATCGCCGCGCCAAGACCTACAAGGCCTTCAACAAGCTGCGCCAGCAGCGCGACGGCCTCTGGCGGCAGATGCAACAGGCGCGCATCAACAGCAGCATCCTGGGCCGCATGGGCAAGTTCCTGGAGCCCGTCTCCCAATGGGCCGGCTTTGACTGGCGGGTCAACGTGGCCATGCTCAGTTCTTTCGCCGCCCGCGAAAGCGCCACCGCCACCTTCAAGGCCCTCTACGGCATCGGCAACGACGGCAAGTACGATGGCTCGGCCATGCTGGGCTCCGGCACCGACAAGCCCATCACCCCCCTCAACGCCACCGCCCTGATGATCTTCATGGCCCTGTTCCCGCCTTGCCTGGCCACCACCATCATGGTGCGCGTGGCCACCAGGCGCTACAGCTGGATGTTGTTCTCCTTCGCCTATCCCAGCCTGCTGGGCATCCTCGCCGCCAGCCTGATCTACACCGGCGGCGGCGCGCTGGGCCTCAGCGGCTGGCAGGCCATGTGGGCCTATTTTGGCCTGGCCTGCGTGTTCGCGCTGATAATGGGGCTTTTGCCCGAAACCAAACGCACCAAGGAGGTTGTTCAATGA
- a CDS encoding FeoA family protein: protein MTLDFLQPGMAGKVLGLTAVGDLGQRLMDLGFHPGVELKVIRNAPLRDPLEVQMLGYFISLRHNEARFVEVERL from the coding sequence ATGACCTTGGACTTCTTGCAGCCCGGCATGGCCGGGAAGGTGCTGGGGCTGACCGCCGTGGGCGATCTGGGCCAGCGGTTGATGGACCTGGGCTTTCATCCGGGGGTCGAGTTGAAGGTGATCCGCAACGCGCCGCTGCGCGATCCCCTCGAAGTGCAGATGCTGGGCTATTTCATCAGCTTGCGGCACAACGAGGCCAGATTCGTCGAGGTGGAGCGGCTATGA
- a CDS encoding heavy metal translocating P-type ATPase gives MAPIQIKHSLPGRLRLHARALRRRPQACRLAVEFLQSIDGVLWVRCNPAIGGLVLAFRPAELTPERIIQALGGLWGLNAPARCRPAKPPAGQAPACPACQSDSADLEQADISTPRRRFLSIGAVLAVTALRSRLLGAVVAQGLFSPLGLIAAAFALPLAAKGLRELLKGRPGLDSLLGGACLAAALSGQAMAALEILFIDSGAEWLRAWVTQRSRRAIAEILEITSHHTFMIVDGVEVEVAVEAVQPGDVVVVHGGEKIPVDGVVVEGHALLDESSINGRAELADRSAGDQVFAGTMARQGVVKIRAQRVGDQTYLARILALVESSLQNRAPVEQVADRLGRATMRLGLTATALTLLLTGSFWRAFSVLLVMACPCATVLAASSALSMAINNAARRRVLIKGGRYLEELSQTRVICFDKTGTLTDTQPILREIFSYCELDDDQIVELAHAAELHQHHPIAGAIQREAARRGLRRREHAVCQYHLGRGVEAKVAGQDILVGNHKLMEQCGVDVEPARRDALHMTDRGRTVLYLARDGHLAALLAISNRTRPEAPAMLAGLRRLGFERIAMITGDELCTARGLADELGMDVCCYSVMPEEKAELVRAERQRGGKVVMVGDGINDALALAEADVGLAMGAGGSELAIEAADIAMVDDNLASVVFVCALSRQTMRVIGQNFWIATGSNIGGLILGALGLLSPVAAGMLHMAHTAGVLANSARLLRFAPPALATPEQPGPEPVVAPSAAPATDNELAA, from the coding sequence ATGGCTCCAATCCAAATCAAGCACAGCCTGCCCGGCCGCCTGCGCCTGCACGCGCGGGCCTTGCGCCGCCGCCCCCAAGCCTGCCGGCTGGCGGTGGAGTTTTTGCAAAGCATCGACGGCGTGTTATGGGTCCGCTGCAATCCGGCCATTGGCGGCCTGGTGCTGGCCTTTCGGCCGGCCGAGCTGACGCCCGAGCGCATCATCCAGGCCCTGGGCGGCCTCTGGGGCCTGAACGCCCCGGCCCGTTGCCGGCCCGCGAAGCCGCCGGCCGGTCAAGCCCCGGCCTGCCCGGCTTGCCAGAGCGACTCCGCCGACCTGGAGCAGGCCGACATCTCCACGCCACGTCGCAGATTTTTGAGCATCGGCGCGGTGTTGGCTGTCACGGCCCTGCGTTCGCGCCTGCTGGGCGCGGTCGTGGCCCAGGGCCTGTTCAGCCCGCTGGGCCTGATCGCCGCGGCCTTTGCCCTGCCCCTGGCCGCCAAGGGCCTGCGCGAGCTGCTCAAAGGCCGACCCGGCCTGGACAGCCTGCTGGGCGGGGCCTGCCTGGCCGCGGCGCTCTCGGGCCAGGCCATGGCCGCGCTGGAGATTCTGTTCATCGACAGCGGGGCCGAATGGCTGCGGGCCTGGGTCACCCAGCGTTCGCGGCGGGCCATCGCCGAGATTCTGGAGATCACCAGTCATCACACCTTCATGATCGTCGACGGCGTGGAGGTGGAGGTGGCGGTGGAGGCCGTGCAACCCGGCGACGTGGTGGTGGTCCACGGCGGCGAGAAAATTCCCGTCGACGGCGTGGTCGTCGAGGGTCACGCCCTGCTGGACGAATCTTCCATCAACGGCCGGGCCGAACTGGCCGACCGTAGCGCCGGCGATCAAGTCTTCGCCGGGACCATGGCGCGCCAGGGCGTGGTCAAGATTCGCGCCCAGCGCGTGGGCGATCAAACCTATCTGGCGCGCATCCTGGCCCTGGTGGAGAGCTCGCTGCAAAACCGCGCCCCCGTCGAGCAGGTCGCCGACCGCCTGGGCCGGGCCACCATGCGCCTGGGCCTGACCGCCACGGCGCTGACGCTTTTGCTCACCGGCAGTTTCTGGCGGGCCTTTTCGGTGCTTCTGGTCATGGCCTGCCCCTGCGCCACGGTGCTGGCCGCCTCCAGCGCCCTGAGCATGGCCATCAACAACGCCGCCCGCCGCCGCGTGTTGATCAAGGGCGGCCGCTACCTGGAAGAACTGAGCCAGACCCGGGTCATCTGCTTCGACAAGACCGGCACCCTCACCGACACTCAGCCGATTCTGCGCGAGATATTCAGCTATTGCGAGCTGGACGACGACCAGATCGTCGAGCTGGCCCACGCCGCCGAGTTGCACCAGCACCATCCCATCGCCGGGGCCATCCAGCGCGAGGCCGCCCGCCGTGGCCTGCGCCGCCGCGAACACGCCGTGTGCCAATATCACCTGGGCCGGGGCGTCGAGGCCAAGGTGGCCGGCCAGGATATCCTGGTGGGCAACCACAAGCTCATGGAGCAATGCGGCGTGGACGTGGAGCCGGCTCGGCGGGACGCCCTGCACATGACCGATCGCGGTCGCACGGTGCTTTATCTGGCCCGCGACGGCCATCTGGCCGCCCTGCTGGCCATCAGCAACCGCACCAGGCCCGAGGCCCCGGCCATGCTGGCCGGCCTGCGGCGGCTGGGCTTCGAGCGCATCGCCATGATCACCGGCGACGAACTGTGCACCGCACGCGGCCTGGCCGACGAACTGGGCATGGACGTGTGCTGCTACAGCGTCATGCCCGAGGAAAAGGCCGAACTGGTGCGGGCCGAACGCCAGCGCGGCGGCAAGGTGGTCATGGTCGGCGACGGCATCAACGACGCCCTGGCCCTGGCCGAGGCCGACGTGGGCCTGGCCATGGGCGCGGGCGGCTCGGAGCTGGCCATCGAGGCCGCCGACATCGCCATGGTCGACGACAACCTGGCCAGCGTGGTCTTTGTCTGCGCCCTCAGCCGTCAGACCATGCGCGTCATCGGCCAGAACTTCTGGATCGCCACCGGCTCCAACATCGGCGGGTTGATCCTGGGCGCGCTGGGCCTGCTTTCGCCGGTGGCCGCCGGGATGTTGCACATGGCCCACACCGCCGGCGTCCTGGCCAACTCGGCCCGGCTGCTGCGCTTTGCCCCACCAGCCCTGGCGACGCCGGAGCAGCCGGGGCCGGAGCCGGTCGTCGCCCCCAGCGCGGCCCCGGCCACCGATAACGAACTGGCGGCCTGA